In Quercus lobata isolate SW786 chromosome 12, ValleyOak3.0 Primary Assembly, whole genome shotgun sequence, a genomic segment contains:
- the LOC115970157 gene encoding uncharacterized protein LOC115970157: MNKALDQISRSPFVHKIEGAKLPRRFNQPTFTIYTGQGDPVEHVSQFNQRMVIYSQNEALMCKVFPFSLGPMTMRWFNSLKTNSIGSYKQFTQTFCSHFITNNRVPRPLSSLLSLSMREGETLKAYSDRYWEMYNELDENHNDVAISIFKSGLPTELGLRKFLTGKPVANVYQLMDRIDKYKRVEEDQLQGKGKEKIIPPKGNDFRLERYNHNQPRRDFS; this comes from the coding sequence atgaacaaggcaTTGGATCAGATCTCCAGATCGCCCTTCGTGCACAAGATCGAAGGAGCTAAATTACCCCGACGTTTCAATCAACCAACGTTTACCATCTATACTGGCCAAGGAGACCcggtggagcatgtgagccagtttaaccaaagaATGGTCATATACTCCCAAAATGAAGCTctgatgtgcaaggttttcCCGTTCAGCTTGGGGCCAATgacgatgagatggttcaacagcCTGAAAACAAATTCCATAGGCTCCTATAAGCAGTTCACTCAGACTTTTTGTTCTCACTTTATTACAAATAAcagagtccctcgacccctAAGTTCGttattgtccttgtccatgcgcGAGGGAGAGACCCTAAAGGCATATtcggataggtattgggagatgtataacgaGTTGGATGAGAACCACAATGATGTCGCTATCAGCATattcaaaagcggtctccccaccgagcTTGGCTTAAGGAAATTTCTAACTGGTAAACCCGTTGCCAATGTTTAtcagttgatggataggattgacaagtacaaaagggtggaagaagaCCAGCtacaaggaaaaggaaaggagaagatcattcCCCCTAAAGGGAATGATTTTAGGTTGGAACGATATAACCATaaccagccgaggagagatttttcttgA